From the Ammospiza caudacuta isolate bAmmCau1 chromosome 1, bAmmCau1.pri, whole genome shotgun sequence genome, the window AATAACTCTTTTTATCCTTAAGTGAGAAAGAAAGAGATTGCATTTTCAGTCTACTGGTATAATCACTATAGTCATTATTCAGTAATACATGGTTCTCAACAAAGTTATAATTCAGGGTTCggtttttaaggaaaaaatgaatGTATTTATAGTGAAGTAAGTGAAGGAGAAATATTAAAAGACTCTAAGCACATCATTAATCCTCATGAATACTGGGCTCCAAGTTACAGCAGATGAGAAAATGCACAATAAAAGTAAGCATTTTCTTCTGACTGACTCTATAGAAAATCAGGAGTTGAAAGATCAAGTCACATAACAGAAGAGAATTATTTGATGTAAGCAGTAATATTTAgggggttttcttctttttttcacaAGTCCACCCTTCTAAAACCAGGATCAGATCTTACCCTTCTGAAGACAACCACCACTTTGTGGATTTATAAAATGGCCTGAAATTGAGCAGCAGAGTTAACAATGACAGATGCCATTACTTATTCAGTGTCTACATTTTTAACTACTTTATAAATATTCAGCATTTTATGTATTACCAAAAAAGTCATATTctattattttgatttaaagACTACTGTGGATTTTTTCAGTGTCACTGATGTTGTAACAGATTTAACACTGTCAATCAAGTCCAACTGAAGAGTTTTGATGTCATCTCTTTCTATATGTAATTTTAGTCTAATtgtaattttcctctttttacaAATGCATCTAACTTCTAAAAATATAGGAATTTTCTCCATTACACTTTAATTTAAACCTTGACAGTCACAATATAAATTGTAGAGACTGATCTTTCCAGAAGTACCTGCTGGCACTGGATGCTCAATCCAATGAGTGGGTCATAGTCACCTCTGCACTGAGTAGATTAATTTATGAGTGGATTATCAAAACCACAGACTGAGGGAGTCTAGTTAGTCCTGACAGCTGGGCAGGTGCCCAGGTAACACAGTACTTGGTTGGAGAGGTGCAGCTGCCCACCCACCAGAGATCTCTAAAAAGGTGAGCTGAAGCCACAGAACAGACACTTCACTACTTATTCCAGGAGAGAAATATTTCCTGAAGAGTGTGGAAGGAAATTATTGATCAAAATGGGACAGACCCCTATGTTATGAAGGAGAAATCTGGAGATCACAGGAGGCTAAGGGTCCTGGACTCTACCAGTTTCTGACCTTTGACCAAAGAGCATCTCTGATAGCAAGGAGGGCTCTACAAGGAGGTCATTATTGTCCAGATGCTGCAGTTGTGCAGCTGTACATGGACACCTCTcttgaaaggaaagcaaaaattgATGGGTTTTCACGGCAGACAGGTTTTGGACTCTGATGCAGCATGGGCAGTCAGTCTCACGTACCTCTGAGAAACAAATCCCTGAAGTACCTGAAGTACAAGTTAAAACCAGCAGTAGCCCCAGAACACCTGGGCTGAAATAGCAATAAATACTCCCACAGCTGTAGGATATGGAGCTCTCACTGCCATTAATGTGGCAGTGGCACAAGGAGAATTCTGCCTGAGCTGACAGTCTTTTGCTCCAGTGAGAAAATCAGGGACTGGGGATGGCAGCTACACGAGTTTTACCACCCTGAGGGCTGTACCTTGCTATGATGCAGTTGGGGCTGTCAGAATTTTAAGCCCTAAGAATCTTAAGGGAAAAATAGGAACATCAGAGAATACTAGCTGAGTTTTGGAAGAGATTCAAGGAGCCTACAAAGCTGACAAAACCTTGAAGAAGAGCTGTTAGTTTGTGGAATTAGGGTCTCTGAAATGATATAACCTAAATTTGCTAGTGATGATTTTGGATTTCCACCTGAAATAAAGATTGGTAGATTAATCATAACAAAACTCCATAGAAATGTTTGCACCATTTCAAAGATGTAGTTGCATGATCACATTCATAATCTGGCACATATaagaaaaacagcacaaaatcaTTTAGGGGCTCTTGAGCTGAAATGGGTTGACAGATCTCAGTCTGTTCCTCAAACTTGCTATATATCTGATTTCAAAATATACAtttaaataaagggaaaaaatagtgTACTTTTAATGTGCAGTTGGGTGTTGCTGGTCTTTAATATTCATTGAATTAAGTATTTCTCAGTGCGGCCAGAACATtgagaaaaatgttaaaaaagaaaataaaaattcaacaCTCcactacacacacacaccacttCAGCTGAAGTGCTGTTAACTGTGACAACTTCACATTCTTATTAATATTCTTGAGGAAGGCAAGGCTATAAGCCTatatcttaaaagaaaaaccaaaataatcaGTAAATGCATCAAGAGCTATAGAGCAACATGAATGGATGGGTGCTGAGAACTCATCTTTCCACAAGATGATGGTAACAAAATTCTTCTATAATGAAATAACGCCAACAGCTTTTTTCAAGCTGTTAGAAAGTTATCTGCACCAAGTTCTGCAGAAGTGATCTTCAAAAGGGTTATCATTTGTAGTGTAACAGAGCATGCCTAGGAGCACTGAGTCCCCTCAAAGTGTGGCTCCAGTTCCTCACAGAGGAACCCAAACCTTTCCCTGCTGGGTACCCAGGCCAGTGCCAGAGTACTGGAGGTGACGCTGTCAGCTTGGAATGCTTAAAtgttcttctgctgctgccctgagagCTTGTGTGAGTCCTGCAGTGCAATCCCATCAGTCTCAAAACAGCCTTTAAAGACCTCCTGctgcaaatgaaatatttcagagcaCCCAGACCACAACACAGAGCCCCAGAGAAGCTCCCCTGctccacagctccagctctcccgGTGCCCTGGCCATAGGTGATGACAAAAAGGCTTTGAAAGCTGAGGTTGCAGAAATACCTGAATCACATTCTCAGCATGCAAGTTCTCCTCTGTTGAGAATCAAAGTTATTTTTCCTATGCCTTATTGGAATACCTGCCTTTTAAATGCCTTTGAAGGTTTTTTGAACAGAAGTAAAGCATGGAGGGAACTGCATCTACCTTTGTTAGAGACCAGCTGCAAAGTCCAATCAGTTGTTTAAATTTCAAAGGAAATCACTGCCTGATATTTGCTCAACACCCCTATTAGCCAATTTGAGAAAATATAAGAAACTCAAAATAATTCCTAAATAAAGGCAGGTTTTTGGCTGAAAGTGTTGTTTACATTCCATAAAACAGGAATTTAATTAGGTATGTAAGTATTCTTAAAGTAGTGAAAATAAATTAGCCTAATACTATCAcaaattttcttgtttatactatttctttattaaataaGGCCACTTACATAATAATCACAATGCATTTCTCTTTATATAAATGAATTTAAATTGTGCTAAGAAAGCATCAGCTACATTGCATTACCCATTTATGGTGCTCTgaagagaattttatttctctgaggCATGTGTTTCAAGATAATTCAAGGGGTAGGTATACAAGTATACagtcacaaaaataaaaattagaatcCTCTACTAAATATTGGCACTCAAAGAATATTTCCAGGAAAAATTCCCACAACTCAATTAACACAACATTTGAATGCATAATTTTGTAGAGGAATAGAGGACCAAAGCCTGCTCCCATAGCTATCCAGTTCaacagaaatttaatttctaaCATCCATGGGACCAGAATTAGACCCCCAAGTTACACTTCTGAGGAGTGAAGACCTCCAGGAATCTTCACCACAGTTATCATGATgttcaaataaaaaatttcccaaaagaTTCCTGCATTCAACTGTTGTCCCATTAAAATGCAACTCATCTAAAGGATGTGATGTACCCAGGAGACAGCTGTGCACACATGTGCAGGAGGCTACAGAAAAACATGCAGATGTTTAGACAGATTTTTCTGAAGTCTGGCAAGAAGCAGAACTCAGCTCACAAAATGACAAGCACCTGCATACAGTACTTAAGCATTTTCGATGAAATAACTTTAGTAAAAACAAATGCCAAGCTGACATTCATTATGGAAGTGAGGACTAAGAGCAAAAGCTGCTTTCCAACTGAGTGCCTGATCATTACaccagagatgtttttgttaacTGCTTCCCTTTGCAGTACCTTGCATTCTTgactgctcagcagcactgctccacAGCCAGAGCAGTGACCATGTGCAAATTTACTCTCctcaggaagggaaaataaGCAACCAGAGCTTGAGCATCTCACATCCTACCAACAGCTACACTATTACATGAAAATTCAACAGCATCATGGAATTTCTAAGCATCCTTCCAAAGACAAGAATGATTTACATTCCAAAATGTGCATCAAAGTAGATGCAGGCACCTTATAACAGGTGATGGTTCTGGGTCTGAAGTGCAGTTTTATAGAGGGGATAATGTTGCAGTATCAATTACATACATAGACTTAAAATATGTTCAGAGACACACCTCTCTGTGATGTTTATCTGCTCAGCACAGTGAGCATGGCAAAAGCCACTGGGGGTTGTAAACAAACTCTGGTACCTACTTCAGCATTGTTTAATTCAACACCCTGCTCTTCAATGTTACCATGAGCTCATTCATAATAGAAATTGTACTGAAGCACTTTGAAACTGCCCAGCCCTTTCCTAGGTCCCAGGACACTGAAGTGATTGGTCATTTATTGAGCTCCTCCAAAGTTCATACACAGTTTGAACTTTGGAGGAGCTCAATAAATGCCAATAAACATCAAAAATCTACAACAAAAGCCCTAAGAGCAAATGATGAGTACTGAAAATCAGAGAATATATACAAAGTTTTGGATTTGAATCAAGCCACACCTCAGTTCCCAGGCTTCAAAAGTAAAAATCTTCCCTGTAACAAAAATGTGTAGCAAACACAGAAGGCAAGAGGCAGCACATTCACACTCCCCATCATCATCTGCCAGGgaataaccaatcccaaattCAGTGCAAGACTTgagtgctgcacacagagcaaggTAGGTGGCTGTACAGTGATATATACAAGGATGAAGGGAAAGCTGCTTTTCAACCCACCATTTATCTTCTACAAATAATGCAGGGATCCAGCTGAAATGCAGCCAGCAAGGAGGTGATGCAGGATACACATCCACACAAGAAACTGAACTGAGATATCAATATCTTCTGTCTCCAGAGaagttaaattttaatatttattaagaattgatttttcaaatgaaaattaaagtAGATTTCCACATCTAACTGTGCATAAATATAGTTTTGAAGAAGTGGTCCTTTTCACTGAGATATGCATGGAGTAAATATACCAAGCAGTGGGCACAAAGATCAATATGAGAATTGCCAAATTCAGTTACGAAGCAAATTCTAATACATGAATTTTTCAATCCATTTAAATGAATATATTTGACAGTAAGCATCTGTAAGCATGATTCTGAAAGATTGTGCCATCACAATGCTTTTAATTATGAAATCCATTTTCTCAGTTCTATTTAGAACTATGAAAATGATGTAcctggtgggagctgctggacaTTCATCACACTTGAAAACCAGGTACTTCTGGAAGGCTATAAGGAGAGCTAATTGTGGACTCTTTTTTCTTAAGTGTTCTTAGACATCAATCACACAGATTTTTGCTATCACATGGGCATTGTAAACATCATTAATacaaaaacattcaaaaaaGAGTTTTTGAATGAATTTTCTGCACCTTTCATAACAAATTCAGATTcaatttcaaatatttacagAAGGGAAGGACACAAGGACgggaaatttttcctttttgtgttatctcttctgtttggtttttaagTTCTTCAGAAGTAGCTGCTTAAGAAGAGCAGGAGGTGAAGTGTTGTTCTGTTCCAAATACCTTTAAAGTAAATCCAGCTGTTGGAAATACTGACCAACAGCCTACCAAGGCCTGGTTTCAGCACATGGCACTCTGAGGGCTTTCTGAACAAGACAGGAACCTTTAAAATGAGATCTCTCTGTGTTTGtcaacacaaaagaaaatgttagATGTTCAACTGCAAGTAGGTGGagatactaggaaaaaaatcctttttaataatttaaatatcttttGTCTGTAGTAATTAAAAAGAACATATTTCCATTTTACATGAGTAATTTATTTATGAAGGaaggtgtcctggggtgaccttatgatgcttgtatccccattcatctgtcctgtgcctttaagaccggctctgaagagtggaagttttgtttgggtttctcttatcagggacacagagacgagcagtacatagggctgttttttttcacttcttgctgcagcttgctgctttgcttgctcccttttctgctcttgcttctgctctgctttggcctctgcttattagctagttCTAGgtaaacagtccaaattccttcctggactgtttctgctctcctgtttctgtgaccatctcgaacctgctccggactgggaccCGGGAACACCGAGGGTTTGCACTGTtcggctgcagcagctgccccagcgccggagggactgagaacagagcaaccacccctaaagagactttctgattttgtcatctttctcagagcGGTGTCATCGGGTATTgtgcattttgtgtgctggggggtgctgtgtctggtaaataaacaggttctttccacctctctccaaggaattttttcccgaaccggttggggggaggggccgtgtgggttttgctttctggaggggcccgCCTTTGGagattctttaacaaatttgccctaaaccaggacagaaGGAAATTCAGGTTCACAGAATGAAGTAATGTAACTAGAGCACCAACTTTATTCTACTCACTCAAAGGATCTGAAAATACTGGGAAAACCAAAGAGAGGAAATGGATACAGACATATTCCCCTGGAAACAGCTCTGAGAAGGTCCAAATATCCAGTTACTCTACGACAGGTATTCCCAGAAGTGTGCAGAGAACACATAGTGTGAGCTATGTCTCCAAGTATTGCCACAGAATTACAAACACTGAAGAAGACACTGAAttcagacacacacacacatttggTTTGCTACTCACCAGATCTGAGTGAACTTTCAGGTGTGCCTGGAGCTTGTATTTATCTGGAGTGGAGTAGTCACAATTTTCTGTGGGACATTTCAGCAAAATATTGCTGTGTTTCTGGATGACGTGACGCTTAAGGCAGTTCTTGGTGATGGAAGAATAATTGCACTGGGAGCAGTAATATAAATGTTCTCGAGTGTGCGTTCGGACATGCATGTCATAGTGCACCTGGTACCAAAACAACTTGCCTGAAAATCAAATTAGACATGAAGAAAGTAATTCCTAAACAATTTTTAgtgaaaattcaaaaaaataaCTAATTTTCTTTCAGGATAAAACACACTGTTTGAATCCTGTCCCTTTTGTCTTTGATAAAACTTGCCTACAGACCCTTCActactgaaaatatatttacaaatCCACCTTTGCCTAAGAAGATCATGTTATATGTCCTGAAACAGCCTAACAAGAGTAACTTCAGTACATATCAATGAtctttttcctaaagaaaaagtCCTTTTTATCTGTTCTCTTATGCAAAGCATCTGAATGCAACAGAGCGCTAAAAGAGattgtcaaaatattttttttactttctttcatGTTACTCCCTCTTATGCTCTTTTGGCATAATGGCACCAAAAAGTTCGAAGCAATTCATCTGATTTACAATGTTACATGATGTTTCAAAAACTTGTTTTTTCAGACTTTGGttcctttcccttttcaatATTGAAAGCTACAAAATACATCCTGAATTGCTTCCTTTCCAGTTATGTAAACACCAACATTTTCAGTTAGAATAAGAGGAATGGTGTGTTATTCCCACTTCcataaaccaaaaaacccaaccaattACAGTCAGGATAGTCTTGATCTGATACCatgtaattaaaattttcatCTCAAAGAACCTGGTTCAAAATAAGACACAAAATTATGCCAGTATCTATGTTTCTATTGTACAGAATGTATATTACTATACATCCTCCTAcattatatgaaaaaaattggattttataCTAAGCTGATAATGAAGGTCAAGCATTAAAGCATGGACTGAACTAATGCTGATCACATGCTTAAATCTGCTGTGCTTGGCCCAGTGAAACCTGTGACTTGGGGAAATGCATGTGGACAGAACTAATCTAATTCTATCAAATTTCACATCAACAGATAATTGAGCCTTGCTTTGCTGTATTCTACTAGTGAGTTTTTTTGAGGAGATTTGACTCATTTCACATTATATTTAtagcaaaaaataaatcccactGGACCCCAGAATCCATACTGAACTACAAAATTAATGCTGCTGCAAAGATACAATTATATCACTGTAAactggaggagcaggaagaaGCTAGCTCACTGCAtaagatttaaaaaaccccaaacacaatTCCACTTCTCCTTACCACAGTATTCACATTCCAAGTCTCCATAAACCTTCCTTATCCTCTCCCGCAGCTCAGTGCTCATCTGTCTCTTCTGCAAGCTGTCCAGGATCTGCATGAAGGCCACGGATCCATTCCCCCCactggctgtggctgtgttgGAAGAGGCTGCCTGTGGGCtggtggctgccccagcttctgctgctgccaaagggTCTGTGGGCTCTGCTGAATTTTGAATGGGTGGATTGCTTGTTTCTGATTCATCAGGAGGAACAGATTGGATTGTCTCTTCAAGAACTGGAAGGTTCTCAGTCATTGTGTTGTTCTGACTCACATCTAAACTTTTGTCTTCAGATAGTAAAAGATTAATTTCTTCACACTGCTCATTTACAGAACTGCATTGAGTAACTTCCTCCTCATTTGGAGGAGAATCTTTAAACTCCTCAGGGCCAGCAGTACCATTTTTCAGCAGGAAGCAATCTGATGTTACACAGGGCTGAATATCTGGGACTGCTATGTCTGTTGTCTGACACAGTGTCTCTGCTACACTCTTCACCAGAGGATTTTCTAATTCTAAGGAAAGGACTGCATCAATTTGTACATCACCATTATGCTGACCATCATGGTTTACATCTGCAGCTGCTGATTCACCTTTAGAAGCAGATGGCTGTGGGGTGCTAACAGCATCAGTGCTTGTGACAGTTGATTCATTTGCAGTTTGCGTCTGCTGTTCACCAAGGGCTTCTGGCTGGATGTCACCTCCTGGCTCAAGCAAGCAGAAGCTTTGGTTGATGGaactattaaaaacaaaatcctcCTGCAGATCTGCATGCACATCTTTGATGTGAGCATGGAGCCTCACAGAACTGACAAACTTCTTCAGGCACACagaacacacatacacaaaaggGTGCTTTCGAACATGGAGTTCAAGGGCTTGGTACTTCGTGGCTCCATGGCCACAGAGCTCACAAGCAAAGGGTCTTTCATCACCATGAACGAGCATGTGGCGGTCTCGGTCCAGCTCATTTTTGAATTTGCGCTCACAAATGGGGCAGTCATAGAGGAGCTGCCTTTTGCCCTCTCGTGTCATCAAGCGAAGCTCATCGAAAACATCTTTCACCTTTTTGTCTTGGAGGTCGTGAGTTTCCTTCATATGCTTGATCAAGTTTTTAACATCTGAGTATTTCTTTTTGCAGAAACGACAGTGCTGCTTAATCTTCTTGTGAACCCTCTCGATGTGGACTTTGAGGTGGCCTTTGCTGAGACAGGTGAAGGTGCAATAATCACAGCTGAACTTCTCCCCCGTGTGCTTCCGCAGGTGGACGTTCAGGTTGGCTTTGATGGCACTGGCATAACTGCAGTAAGAACACTTGTAAGGTTTCTCATTTGTATGGATCCTCAGATGTGCTTGGAGGGAGTGTTTAAATTTGAACACCTTGTTGCAGTATTCACATGTAAAAATTTTCAGCTGAGTTGGACCcaacctaaaaaaaccccaaacaaaaagtTATATTTACAGCAGTGAACCTTGGTAACCTAATGTGTTGAAATTAGACATTCATAACATAATGTGTTTCCCTAGATATTCATAATGGACAGAAATgcttagtttttaaaaaaatgtattccccaaagacattttaaattatacAGCTTATTCACAGTTAATTTTCAGCTCCTCCTTTACTTAAAGGTCTCAGAACAATACTCCAGTTTCATAAAAATGGATGGGGAAACACTTCATTCTTATTTTGCATGAACACAAATATAAGTACTTCAAAATTACCTGCTTGTTTTCATTGCCTGCTCATATGGAGTTTGCTGAATGGCATATTCTTGATATCCTTTTCGTTGTGATGGGTCTTGCACTGTTGTGTCTGGAGTTTTGGGTTCACTTTCATGAGAAGAAGCCTCAAGAGGAACAATTTTTCTGGCTCCTAAAGGAAGAATGAAAGGAATGCTCATCAAAAATTTCACACTAGAAACATGCATTGCTATAATATAAAAGTGTAAATTAAACAATAAACTCTGTAATCATTAGTTTGACTGTTTTAGTTTCTGTTGTTTATGATGGATACACTTCCAGAATCCATCAGTACTTACACCACAGTTCTGCTTAAATAACTTGCCAGGACTGATAGCTCAGAGCCTTATTTATAGTGCTCGATGCCTGCTACAAGGAGATCCTACATCCAAATATTTCCACCTTCAAAAGATTGTAAATCTTCTaaataaaattagaatttttctgtttctgcttcaTACCACAGCCTTTGAAAAATTATGCCTAGCTGTTCAATCAGTTCCACAAATAAGGCTGGGGAAAAGTTTAGTCTAAAGACAATTTactctatttttaaaactatgtaCAGCTTTTCCTTAAACTCCTTATATTTTGGGGCATGTTGCCATCcctcagaataaaaataatatgttTGGAAAAGgcttcccagggcagtggtcacagctcaaagcctgacagagcccagaaagtgtttggacaatgctctcaggcacatggtgtgattattggggctgtcctgtgctggCCAGGAGATGGATTCAGTCTCTGTGGAGCCTTTacaactcaggatattctgatTCTGTGTTCCATGTGCACTTCTCAATCTCCACTGGGAGCAGAAGGGAGCTATACTGAATGCATTTAGCCCAGAGTCCTGAagatattatttataaaatataggCAGTACTAACAAAAAGTCTCTGAAATCACAGTGTGGTTTCACACAAGAGGTGTGAAAGACTTAGTGAGGAATCTAGGAGGACatggaggaaagaaatgctgtagacaacaaggagaaaaacagagaTTCTGTGGGTCCTTCAGAGTGATTTTAAGTGGGAAATTGAGATATTTTGAGAAGAGGCCATATGGGAGCACCTAAAGCTATTGTAGCTTTTCCTACCAGACTGGACATCAGGCAACTCTGTAACTAAACAGAATAACTAAACTGTAATAGCTCTGTTGCTCACTAAACTAGTTGTATTTAAAACCAGCTTTTCTggagtacttttttttttaataatgcttTCAGTTCTGTACTAAACATTCTGCAGGTTTAACAACTGGTCTTCCAAGATTTTACCCTAAATGTTACCAGAACATTACAGCTTCTATTCTTCCTGTTCCTCCCTTTCCCAAAAATGTCAGGTTGTCCACAGGATTGCATCTCCCAAATTGCACTGTCCCAGTGAGATGGGACCTGGTCATTACAGCACAGGAGCCATGGCTCAGTCTGTGAGTTCAGTACAAAGGTAACAGAATAGACATCAGACACCAGAAAAGTATTCTGGTACTTCAATACTTAAAATAGAAGCAACTTCTATATTTAGAGTGACTCAGTTAAAAGAAAATAGGTCTTAAACTGCTTTATATGCATGATTGCCTCTTCTAGGCCTCCCATTTCTTGACTGTGAGACAAAGATTCTCATTAAATGCTCCACACTAACTCTCCTCTGTGCTCTTCTGCATTTCAGGATGTTTGAGCATTTTCTAAAAGGACTGCCAAACTGTTTAATAGACTTTCATACTACCACTATAAAAATTTAATCACCTAAATTGGGTGAAGTGAATATATACTCACTAGATAAATACTAACTCACCAGTATTTTGCATACTTTGAGTGAGCAGAATTCTCCAAGGTTATCCTCATGTTACTGCCTCTAAATTACCTATGCATTTCACAGAAAGACAAATGTCTTAAAAAACTTGAAGAGGGAGATTCAGATTTGCAGTCATGCTGATGAAGTACCTGCTCACAAAAGGCAATCATGGCCCCTAGTGGGAGGTTGCTACTTCCCACCCTTGGAAGACAGGGAGCATTAATAATGATTAGATGCCTCCATCCACTTGGGATGAGGGTGCCAACAGACCAGCAGCCACTGCAATCACCACTAGATCACAAACTAATGACCACAGCACATGCCCAGGAAGTGAGAAAATTGGTTTCTAGGCTCTGCCCAGCCTAGCCACCAcatgtcccaaatcccaaaagaaTGCCCTCAGTATTCAGGTGAGGGAAATGCCTAAGAACAAGGCAAACACATGCAAGgtcttattttttattaaaaacatcaaatgccaataaggaagaaaaaggttttcctGCTTCTCTAGGCAATCATTTCAAGAAGTCAAAGCATATAAATAtcagggtaaaaaaaaagaagtttacTGTACTGATAAGTTCTTTTGCAAAAATCCTTCCTCCAGCACAATCACATCTCTGTTTTAAAGGCAGAATCAACTTTAGTTTACTAGACTTTATTTATGCcttttgctttcctctttccagtCAATATCACCTAAGTAAATCCGCCTTCAGAAGAATAAGATTTGAGTTCTTCATGTCATTCTGACAGCAGCTGCTACAGATAAGCATTACCCAGTGAGCCTCATCTCTGCCTCAAACTCAGAGATGGCCTCCAGTGTCTTACAGTCTGTCCCTTGAAAAAGCAGCCTGTCCTTCACTACAGAGTTCTCCAATACTTATCAACAGTCTAAAAGGGAATGGAATTATTAGGAATGGATCAGAaataaaccaggaaaaaacatcAACCTAATTCCTGTTAATTCAACTAAATTCTGTAAATGTCCTAAAGCTTCAAGTATGGATCACAA encodes:
- the ZFAT gene encoding LOW QUALITY PROTEIN: zinc finger protein ZFAT (The sequence of the model RefSeq protein was modified relative to this genomic sequence to represent the inferred CDS: inserted 1 base in 1 codon), which encodes MEAAAAGTNSIFMCKLCNLFSPNKSELLSHVSEKHTEEGTAVDDIIIPLQPLSAPTNTSKDGEEFLVVKRKRGRPKGSTKKFCVDEDVAENNPVPSKETPAGTEEGPEPPEVSPGSLECRKCNRKFSNTRQLTKHICIIVLNEGEEEGDGGNDSDVDLDRKEDEREKTPKRPRAQKTEKTASTKETEQVSGAKNPIISVVLTAHETIPGARKIVPLEASSHESEPKTPDTTVQDPSQRKGYQEYAIQQTPYEQAMKTSRLGPTQLKIFTCEYCNKVFKFKHSLQAHLRIHTNEKPYKCSYCSYASAIKANLNVHLRKHTGEKFSCDYCTFTCLSKGHLKVHIERVHKKIKQHCRFCKKKYSDVKNLIKHMKETHDLQDKKVKDVFDELRLMTREGKRQLLYDCPICERKFKNELDRDRHMLVHGDERPFACELCGHGATKYQALELHVRKHPFVYVCSVCLKKFVSSVRLHAHIKDVHADLQEDFVFNSSINQSFCLLEPGGDIQPEALGEQQTQTANESTVTSTDAVSTPQPSASKGESAAADVNHDGQHNGDVQIDAVLSLELENPLVKSVAETLCQTTDIAVPDIQPCVTSDCFLLKNGTAGPEEFKDSPPNEEEVTQCSSVNEQCEEINLLLSEDKSLDVSQNNTMTENLPVLEETIQSVPPDESETSNPPIQNSAEPTDPLAAAEAGAATSPQAASSNTATASGGNGSVAFMQILDSLQKRQMSTELRERIRKVYGDLECEYCGKLFWYQVHYDMHVRTHTREHLYYCSQCNYSSITKNCLKRHVIQKHSNILLKCPTENCDYSTPDKYKLQAHLKVHSDLDKKSYSCPVCEKSFSEDRLIKSHIKTNHPEVSMTTISEILGRRVQLKGLIGKRAVKCPHCDFYFMKNGSDLQRHIWAHEGVKPFKCSLCEYATRSKSNLKAHMNRHSTEKTHLCDMCGKKFKSKGTLKSHKLLHTADGKQFKCTVCDYTAAQKPQLLRHMEQHVSFKPFXCAHCHYSCNISGSLKRHYNRKHPNEEYVNAGSGEPAAEALIQQGGIKCPVCSFVYGTKWEFNRHLKNKHGMKLVENDGETKWELTAEVSEEASTQYLHITEAGEDVQGTQAAVAALQNLRYTSENSERLDPAAVNILQQIIELGSESHDATAVASVVTMAPGTVTVVKQVKEEEPAAKHALMIQETLQQAAVELAEQHHLVVSSDEVEGIETVTVYTQGGEASEFIVYVQEAVQPVEEQAVEESVQEL